A segment of the Candidatus Marinarcus aquaticus genome:
GCACCCAATAATGGGTTCCATCTTTTTTTCTGTTTTTTATTTCACCCTTCCAAGTTTCTCCATTTGAAATGGTTTCCCATAAATCTTCAAAAAGCAAATCGGACATATCAGGGTGTCGCACAATGTTGTGTTTTTTGCCGATAAGCTCCTCTTTTGCGTAACCACTGATATCACAAAAAGCTTGAGACACAGAGGTGATCAATCCTTTTTTATCTGTACTTGACATGATGATATTTTTATCTGTTAAATTCATCAGTCGTGCAAAATTTTGTTCTGATTTAGAGAGTGTATAGCGTTGAAGTATCCCTGCAAAGTTTTGTTCAAAAAGAAAATTAATCTCTTTGTCCAACTCATGCGAAGCCAAATTGTCTTTATACATTTGAGCAATAAGCGAGTTCTTAAAGGCACTGCAAAGCAGAAAGAGTTCCTCTGTTTTGATGTTATTAAAACGTAAAAACTCTAAGAGTTTTTCAATGGTTGGGCAGTTACCCAGTTGTTCCTTTTTTCGTACAACTCCCACATAATAACTTAGAATATGTACAGCAAACTCTTTTACAAAATACTCTTTTGAAATATTGTAACGATCTAAAATCGTCATAACGTCTTTGCTGTTCATCCAGTAAGTAATAATTGAAATTTTATTTTTTTCAAAATCATCAACGACGTTTTCAAGTTGCATACAGACTCTTAGTTTTAATTTGAAGTTCTATTGTACACTTTGTTCTCTTTGTTTTGGGTTATAAAAAGAGCACTCTGCACCACTGTTTTGTTTGACAACGGCACTGGGGATAATTTGTGACTTAAAACCATACGCTTTACAACCATGTGGGCGATTTTTTTCCCAAGTCACATAATAAAATTGGCATTTTTGACATACGATTCTCATGAGCTTATTTTAGCATAATAGTCTATTAAAATGAGTTAAAAATGCCAAAGATAACAAAAATAATAATTTTTTATAGAAAATCGGACAAATTTTATCCCGTCTTTAAGTTTAATTGAACTACAATTCACAAAAGTACTAATTAAGAGGATATAGAATGTTCGGCGCGATTTCAAACCGTGAATTGCAGATGATTGATGAATATTTTCAACAATACGTTCGGTTCACTCAATATAAACAAAATAGATTTAACTACACGCACTCAACGGGTAATTCAAAGCTAGATCAACTCTTTGCCAAATGGAATGAACAAATACAAAAAACCGATGTTTCTATTAAAGAGGATATCAATGTCATTGGTGAAATTGTTTTAACTTCAGATAAGGTTAAACAAGGTATTTTCAAATGTCGTGTCAAATCAAGCACGCATAATCCAATGGTTGCGACACTCAAGCAGACGGTTAATGATATGCTTGATGCATTAGAAGAGAAGATGATCCGTCTTGAAGAGACACTTGTGGCGTATGCGAAAGAGGATTATCGTCCAAAACTGCAAATTGATTCAAAAATAAAAGCACGAATGCTCTCAGTGATGCAATCCATTAATACATTGGGGAACGAATTGAGTGAAAGTGCAAGAATGAACCTAGAAAATGGTCGAATTCTTGAATCCAATTCAACACAAATGACGCAATCGATGAACAATCTAGCAACCAAAGCCAATGAACAAGCGGCTTCATTGGAACAAACGGCCGCTGCTGTTGAAGAGATCACATCTATTACAAGAAACAATGCAAGCAATGCTTCAAAAATGGCAGAGCTTGGGCAATCTGTACGTCACAGTGTCACAGAAGGTGAACAACTTGCAACAAAAACAGCAAGCTCAATGGATGAAATCAACTCCAAAGTAACAGCCATCAATGAAGCCATTAATATCATTGATCAAATTGCATTTCAGACCAATATTTTGTCTTTGAATGCGGCCGTTGAAGCAGCCACTGCAGGTGAAGCAGGAAAAGGTTTTGCTGTCGTTGCACAAGAGGTCCGAAACTTAGCAACCAGAAGTGCAGAAGCGGCTAAAGAGATTAAAGGCTTAGTTGAAGATGCCAACTTAAAAGCCAATGAAGGAAAAGTGATCTCTGATGAGATGATTCAAGGGTATGAAGAACTCAATTCACGTATTACTGAAACCATTCAAATCATTCACGATGTTTCATCTGCTTCAAAAGAGCAAATGCTTGGAATTGAACAAATCAATGATGCCATTACGATGCTTGACAGAGTAACCCAAGAGAATGCCCACGAATCAAACAGTGTAACTAAAATTGCACAAGAAGTGGATGCAATGGCTAAAAATTTGGTTACTGATGCAACGAATAAGAAATTTAACTAGGACTTACAATGAGTGAAAAAGAGACAATATTAAAAGATGATGCTTTTTTAGTCAGTGAAACCAATGCAAAAGGGATCATTACTTTTGCCAATGATGGATTTTGTGATATTGCGGAATATGAAGTAGATGAACTCATTGGTAAACCACACAACGTTGTACGACACCCCGATATGCCTAAGGCTGCTTTTAAAGATCTCTGGGATACAGTTAAAAGAGGTGAAGTGTGGACAGGTTATGTTAAAAATGCCACCAAATCAGGTGGTTATTATTGGGTCTATGCAACCGTATTTCCTTTTGAAAGTTGCGATGGAAGCCAAGGGTATCTTTCGTGCAGAAGAAAAGCGAGTCGTGAAGAGATTGATTCAGCCATTGAGTTGTATAGAACTTTAGACTAAACAGTAGGAGTTATACTCCTACTTTACTCTGTATTGCTTTAGCCAGTGATAACATATCTACATTATCTAAACTCACACCGGTGGGCACACCTTGCGCAATTTTAGAGAAAACGATATCATATTTTTGCAGTTTATCTTCAATATATAAAATAAAGGCATCATTGGATAATGATGGCGTGATGGCAAAAAGTACCTCTTTTGTTCCATTTTTCTCAATAAAATCCAAAAGTTTTTGTAATCCCATCTCTTCGAGCTCATTTAAGACAAAATACAAACCATTGTACTGTTTAGACTCTTCAATGATAAAAATATCTTTGGCACTTTGTACAATGCACAACATCTCTTTTTCGCGTCTGTCATCTAAACAAATTTCACAGATTTCATGTTCACTCATTGAACCACAATCTTTACAACGTTTAATAGCCCCAATTGCATTTTCAATACTGTGCGCTATTTTTATGCCACAATAGTTGTCATTCATAATAATATGGTAAGCCAAGCGTTGTGCAGATTTACGCCCAATAGTAGGCAAACTCTCAAAAGCATCGACCAAGTCGTAAAATTTTTCTAAACCACGTTTCATGCGCAGATTATATCTTATCTTTATGATTTTTTAGATAAAATCGCAAAAAATTAAATGCATAAAGGTGATAGAATTGACTGAAATAGACTACTATGAATTATTAGAAGTAAGTAAAAACAGTGACAAAGGAACCATTAAAAAAGCTTACCGAAAAATGGCAATGAAATATCATCCTGATAAAAATCCAGACGATAAAGAGGCCGAAGAGAAATTCAAAGCGGTTAATGAAGCGTATCAAGTTTTAAGCGATGATCAAAAAAGACAAATTTATGACCGATATGGTAAGGCAGGTCTTGAAGGACATGGGCAAAGTGGTGGAGGCTTTGGTGGTTTCGATGACTTAAGTTCTGTATTTGAAGAGATGTTTGGTGGCGCATTTGGTGGAGGCTTTGGCAGTAACCGAAGACGACAACGAAAAACATATAGTTATAATTTGGATATTGGTATCGAGCTTGAAATTGATTTCAATGAAGCCGTATTTGGTATCAATAAAGAGGTAGAATACAGTTATAAAACAGCATGTGAATCTTGTAAAGGAAGTGGAGCTAAAGACGGTAAACTCTCTAAATGTATGTATTGTGAAGGACAAGGTCAAATTCATACACGACAAGGTTTTATGACGTTTGCTCAAACGTGTCCACACTGTCAAGGTAGCGGTGAAGCTGCGGCCGAAAAATGTAATAAATGTGCTGGTTTAGGATACAAAGAGGTCAAAGAGAGCTTCAAAGTTGACATTCCTGAAGGTGTGAATACAGGAAATCGTATTCGAGTATCCAATAAAGGAAATATCGCTCCAGATGGTTCTCGAGGCGATTTATATATTCAAATTCGAGTCAAAGAAGACTCTCACTTTGTTCGACATGACGATGACATCTATTTAGAAGTACCTCTTTTCTTTACACAAGTTGTTCTTGGCGATACCATTAAAATTCCTGGATTAAAAGGGGAATTAGAACTGAAAGTTCCAGCAGGTACAAAAGATAAAGAGCAGTTTAAATTCAGAGGTGAAGGTGTTAAATCGGTACAAGGATATGGAAAAGGTGATTTGATTGTACAAATTGCGATTAAATACCCTACTGATTTAAATGCTGAACAAAAAGAGTTACTTGAAAAACTTCAAGAGAGTTTTGGAATTGAAAGTAAACCTCACGAATCTGTCTTTGAAGGAATGTTTGACAGAGTTAAAAAATGGTTTTCATAAAGGTTTAATATGACAAAAGCATACTTAGAAACAATGCCTGATGAAAAGGGTTTTTTTGGTCAATTTGGTGGTTCTTTTATCCCTCCACAACTGGAAAAACCTTTTGAAGAAATTCAAGCAGCATATGAGGAGTTAAAAAACTCTCCTGAGTTTATTGAAGAGCTTAAATATGTGCGAAAGCATTATCAAGGACGCCCTACTCCTATTACGTTTGCACAAAATTTAACACGAGCTTGTGGTGGGGCAAAAATCTACTTAAAACGAGAAGATTTAAACCACACGGGAGCTCATAAACTCAACCACTGTATGGCGGAAGTGATTTTAGCAAAATATCTTGGAAAGAAAAAAGTCATTGCTGAAACAGGTGCAGGACAACATGGTGTTGCTTTAGCAACAGCTGCAGCGTACTTTGGTTTGGAGTGTGAAATTCATATGGGGGAAGTTGATATCGCTAAAGAGCACCCCAACGTTGTACGTATGAAAATCTTAGGGGCGAAAGTGGTTCCTGCTACGCATGGGCTTAAAACACTCAAAGAGGCAGTTGATTCAGCTTTTGAAGCTTATTTGGCTGATACTGAAAATTCAATATATTGTATTGGTTCTGTGGTGGGACCGCACCCATTTCCAATGATGGTTCGAGACTTTCAAAGTGTGATTGGATTTGAATCCAAAGAGCAGTTTTTAGAACATGAAGATGCCTTACCCAATCATGTGGTTGCATGTGTGGGTGGTGGAAGCAATGCCATGGGAATTTTTGCTGGATTTATTGATGATAAAGAGGTGAACCTTTATGGTGTGGAACCAATGGGCATTGGTGAAAATCTTGGGCAACACAGTGCAAGTTTAACGCATGGAAGCGAAGGTATCATGCATGGGTTTAACTCAATTATGCTAAAGGATGAAAAGGGTGAACCGGCACCTGTTTATTCAATAGGAAGTGGGATAGATTATCCTTCAGTGGGACCTGAACACGCTTATTTAAACAGTATTGGTCGAACAAAAGTAGGATTATGCAATGACAAAGAGGCCATTGATGCGTTTTATAAGCTATCACAATTAGAAGGTATCATTCCAGCATTAGAATCTGCTCATGCGGTGGCTTATGCGATGAAATTGGCTTCTACTTTACCAAAAGATCAAACCATTTTAGTCAGTCTGAGTGGTCGCGGAGATAAAGACATTGATTTTATCGTGGAAAATCATCCTCTTTAAAAGATAAAAAAGAGTTATACACACTCTTTTTTATTTGAAAGACGTTTGAGTTCATCGCAGCTGAAACCAGCTTGCTTTCTCGCTTTGAAATTTAAATTCAACACTTTTTGTGTACTTCCTGGATAATACTCTTCTAAAAGTTTCAAATAGGTCTCTTCTGGGATACACTGTTCAAGTTCGCATGCATATTTAAACCATTTGTCCCCTTTTTGAACATGCGAAATCTCCTCTTCAAGTATCACTTCTAATGCTTCTAATATTTTTTTATTCATAGCATCAGGATTGGATTTGAGTTTTTCCATAATTTTAGGATTTTGGTCTAACCCATTGGCTTCTAAGTAGCGCGGCACAATCGCCATACGGCTTAACAGTGTTTGGGTTCGTTTCATGGCCTCAAACAAATTGGTGTGTACCTCAAAATCTCCATACACATAACCCAACTCTTTTAAAAGAGTTTCACACATTTTAAAATGTCGGATTTCATCTTCTGCTACTTCCAACCAATCGTCATAATACATTTGAGGTAAACCATTGAAGCGATATGCAGCATCTAAGGCCAAATCTATTGCACCATACTCAATATGACAGATGGTGTGTAAAAGACTTGCTTTCCCTTCTATGGTATCAAAATATTTACGTGTTTTTACCTCTTTTGGCAACACCACATTCAGTAAACCATCGTATGAGGGTTTATTTAAAGTAATGGGTGTAAAACTCTTTTCTTTTATTATTTTATTCTCTTTGTATGTTTGATAAAATGATTCAAAAAGTTCAAACTTTTTTGTAGGCATTTTTTCTCTTAATATTGTTTCTAATGTTTTAAAATAATCCACTTGTTACCTCATAATTGATATAATCACAAAATTTTATCAAAAATAAGGTTTAGAATGGATATTAAAGTGCGCCCAATGGGTGATTACCAAACAAATTGTTATATTGTCACAATTGATGAAAAAGATATTATTATTGATCCAGGTGTGGGAGCAACCAATTGGGTCAAAGAGAATGTACATTATCCTATTGCAATTTTAAATACACATGGTCATTTTGATCATATTTGGAGTGATCAAGAACTTAAAGAGCTATTAAATGTGAAACTTTATTGTCCTAAAGATGATGCATTTATGCTACAAAATAACCCATTTGGTTTTGATGTTCCAAAAACACAAGCGGATATTTTGGTTCAACCAGATGAAAGCTTAATGATAGAGGGTATCAAAGTGACCTTCCATCACTTCCCTGGGCACACTCCAGGTTGCAGTGCAATTGAGATAGAAAATAGACTATTTAGTGGGGATTTTATCTTCTCTGGTTCCATTGGAAGAGCCGATTTTCCTTACTCTGATTCCAGGCAAATGATTGAAAGTATTGAAAAAATACTTAAATGGGACAAAGATATTCAAATATACCCTGGTCACGGGCTTGACACATTTTTATCAAGAGAAAGAAACTCTTTAAATAACTGGAAAAATTATTTGTAACAATTAAGGTTCGTTATAGTAAAATCGGTGAAGTATAGAGGCAGGAAGTATATAGATGAAAAAAAGAATAATTGTACAATTCTCTACAATGGTAATAATCTTAGCGCTGATTATTACTGCACTCATTGCGTACAATTTAAGACAATCGGGTATTAAAACATCCATTAATACTGCAAAATCCATTTCAGAAGTGGTTAAAAACGGTTTAACCTCTCACATGATCAATGGAAACATGGACCAAAGAGACACTTTTATTAACTCCATTTCAAACATGTCCAATGTTAAAAAACTTTGGTTTGTACGAGCAAACTCCGTTACTGAGCAGTTTGGACCTGGAAGAGATAACGAAAAACTCAGAGATACCATTGATCAAAAAGTGATTAAAACAGGTAAAATGGATTATCAACTCTACGAAAATTTTTCTACCAATGAAACCATCATGCGTGTCACGATACCTTATTTGGCAAACTCAGATGGAAATGTCAATTGTTTAACTTGTCACAATGTAAAGTATGGTGAAACTTTAGGCGCTGTTTCAATTGAATTGGATGTAAACGATCTTAAACAAGTTGGTATTAACTCTATTTACATGATTTTAGTAATCACTGTTGCGAGCATTTTAACCATTATTTTTATTACTTCAAATATTTTAAAGCCTTACTTAAAGCTCTTTGAAAAATGGGGTGCAAGTATTAAAGAGGCGGTTAATGGTAAATTTGTGCAAGTTGAAGAGAACAACAATTTGCCAAAAGATATGAAAGATTTTACTTCTAACTTTAATCGACTGCTTGACAGCTATAAAGCCACATTTACGGATATTGATAAAAAACTAAAATATTTTATTGGACAAACCACTTATAAAGAGAATCAAACTCCACTGGATGAATCTAAAATCATCATAACAAACCTCTCTAATCTCTATCAATTTAAAAAAGAGATTGAACAAGACCAAACAAAAGAGGAAATTTTTAGCCGATTGGCACAAGTGTTACAAAAACAATTTAAACAAAAAGATTTTACCATTTATCAAACCAATCTCAAAGAAGAGAGACGAGAAATTGTGAAACAAGTGGGAGACCTTAATTTCTGCTGTCCTTCTCATATGAATAATCCTTCACTTTGTCGAAGTGCTCGAACCAGCAACGACGTTATTTCAGTTGATTTTCATAACTCCTGTCCATGTTTCACTGAAGAGAATTACTACTACTATTGTACAAGTGTGAATATCAATAAAAACACAACGATTGTGATTAATTTTGTGGTTGAAACAAAAGATGAACTGCAATATCTTAAAGACAACATTGCTTTTATTAAAAGTTATATTAATGAAGCTGCACCCTCTATTGAGGTTAAAATTCTTCTTAAAGCACTTAAAGACTCTGCCTTTAGAGACGGCCTTACAGGACTTTATAACCGTAAATTCTTGGATGAATATATTAAAAAATCAATTCCACAGCTTCTGCGAGACAATAAAAAATTGGCTGTGCTTATGTTGGACATGGACCATTTTAAAGCAGTCAATGATGAATATGGACATGATATTGGTGATATTGTTCTTAAAGAATTAGCTGGTATACTGTTAGAAAATGTACGTGAATCTGACTTGGTGGTTCGATTTGGTGGAGAAGAATTCTTGGTTATTCTTAATAACATCGATTCAGTGCAAAGCGCAATGGCTGTTGCAAATAAGATTCGAATCCAAGTCAGTCAAAACGAGATTGATATTTATGCAGGGACTAAATTGCGTAAAACAATCAGTATTGGTGTCTCTGTATTCCCTGATGACAGTCGTTCATTTGATTCAGTGTGTAAAAATGCAGACATCGCACTTTATGAAGCAAAAAATAAAGGACGTGACCAAGTTGTGTTATTTAACCAAGAGCAAGTAAGCAGCATCGATCTTTTTTAGGAAATTAAATGAGTGACTTAATTAGAAGCAGTATTAAAAAAATCTTAGAAGACAATTGTCTGAAAAACGACTTCTATTCATATTTTAAATTTTATGAACGACTCAGAGGGTTAAGTAATGTTCAAGCCATTTATAAAGAGTTGCAACAATGGCTAGAGATAACCTATGAGGTTAAACATCTTAAAATAACTATTCGTGCATTAATGGATAAAACAGAAGAGATAGCGTATCAAAATGGTGATGATGCTGTTTATAATGAAGCTCTTTCAAGCACGTATGATGTTGATATGAATTCCAATATCTCAATCTCATTTACACTTATGTCCAATGATGAAAAACACCATAAGGAGTTGATGTCTAAAGAGCGGTATATCAGCACACTGTTTTATATGATTGCACCTCTTATCAGCACGGTATCGTATCAAGCTTTAGTGAAAGATCTTTCGCTTAGAGATACACTTACAAATGCGTATAATCGAAAGTTTTTAATCGAACATCTATCAAAAGTATTGCCGTTGGCAAAAAGAGAGTCAAAAAATGTTGCTTTTTTAATGGTCGGTATTGACCACTATAAAGCAGTAATTGACGAATTTGACTACTCTATTGGGGATAAAGTTATTATTAATTTAGCGAATGTACTACAAGAAAATGTTCGAGAGTCTGATTTGGTTGTACGTTTAGAAAGTGATGAGTTTTTCATTGTTTTATACGGGATCACTGAACAAAAAGATGCTGAATATGTGGCTCAAAAACTCATTGACAGTTTTGCACAAAGTGAAGTGATTGTGAATAAAGAGGGACATATACTTAAAAAAACAATTTGTGTAGGTATCACACAATATGATCATGACATTGAGTCTTCAAATGAGATTCTTAAAAATGCAGACATCTCTTTATATGAAGCCAAAAACTTAGGTCGAGGTCGTTTTTTAACGTATAAACCTGAACAAGAAAACACCGTAGAGCTTTTTTAATTGCTCTACGCTTTTTTTGCTTTGATATAGACGCGTTTAGGCGCTGGGTACCCTTCTACTGTTTTGCTGGGATCTTTAGGATCTAAAAAATCTTCCAAACTTTGATCAAATGACCATTGTGTTTTTCTCTGCTCTTCAGACGTGGTTGTTGTAACAGCTAAGACTTCAATATTTTCAAACCCTGCACGTGATAGCCAGTTTTTAAGTGCCGCAATTGTTGGAATAAAGTAGATATTCGGAATTTTAGAATACCTGCCATTAGGGGTTAACGCAACCTCCTCTTCTCCATCTATCATAAATGTATCAATTAGAACCTCTCCATCTTTGTTCATACTACGTGCTAATGATTTAAGTGTACCTACCGGGTCTGGCCTGTGATACAAAACACCCAGCATAAAAATAAAATCAAACTTATGGTTATAAAGCTCTAAATGCTCAACTCCCAACTTCTCATACACAATATCAGACTTTACAAAATGATTGATAAAATCAAACTGTAACATCGTTAAAGGACTTGGATCAAAACCAATCAATCTTTTAGGCTTGTCTTCAAGCATTCTGAACATGTAATAGCCGTTATTACAACCAATATCAGCGACCACTTTATTTTTTAAATTAAAATGTGGTCGAATAAGATTATACTTGATATTACTTTGCCATTCACTGTCTATTTCTATATCAAAAAGTTTAAAAGGCCCTTTTCTCCAAGGAATGAGTTTTTTTGCTGTTTCATAAACAGTTTCATACTCCTCTTGCGTTAAGTCCTCTTTTTTTCCTACGCTTACCCAATCTTCAAGTTTAACTTCTGCGGTGGGTTTTTCTATGGCTAAACTTTTCTTAAGTTGGTCATACCAAGGCTTTACGTTTTTCCACTCTAAACAATCTTGTTTTAATTTTTGTACATCTTCTAATTTCATGGTCGAATTATAACAAATAATTTGTATATTCCTCTTACTATTGACCAAAAGATAAAACTTTTTAAAACTTAAATTGGCTATACTAATGTTACTTAAGATGAGTCGGTTTTTGGACTCAAAGTGGATAATCTACACAATTACTTCACTATAAAACACTAAAATACTTCAAACATATATTTGGAAGGATAACGATTGAAAAAACTAAGTGATATACTCTTTTCATATTGGACGATGGCCTGTCTTCTTGTGCTACTAGGTGCAGGTGCCGCAGTTGCAACTTTTATTGAAAATGATTTTGGAACTTCAACCGCCCGAGTACTTGTATACAACCATTTATGGTATGAAACGGTACTGACGCTTACTGTTATAAACATGTGTGGAATCATGTACAAAATGAAAATGTGGAAGAAACCTCCAAGGTTTTTACTTCACTTTGCATTTGTAGTGATTTTAATTGGTTCAGCTATTACACGATATGTGGGGTACGAAGGTATTATTCATATTCGTGAAGGACAATCTCAAAATGAGATGATTTCGCTGGAGCCTTACTTACAAGTCACTATTGATCATAACGGTAAAATTTATTATCAAGAGTTTCAAATCGAATTCTCTGCATTGGGGAATGATTTTGATTACAATGTCGAGTTTGAGGAAAATGTATTAAACCTCAAATACAAAAATTATGTTTTTGCAAAAAAAGACAAAGCTTCAATGGGACTTCTTACTGTTGATGCAACACTTAAAGGAGAAACACAAGAGTTTAGGCTGCCTGGATTACGAGGTCAAAAAGGAATGGAACGAAGTAAAACGTATGGCGATACGATTGTCTCTATTTCATACGGTTCCAAACCATT
Coding sequences within it:
- a CDS encoding PAS domain-containing protein; its protein translation is MSEKETILKDDAFLVSETNAKGIITFANDGFCDIAEYEVDELIGKPHNVVRHPDMPKAAFKDLWDTVKRGEVWTGYVKNATKSGGYYWVYATVFPFESCDGSQGYLSCRRKASREEIDSAIELYRTLD
- a CDS encoding ferritin-like domain-containing protein, giving the protein MDYFKTLETILREKMPTKKFELFESFYQTYKENKIIKEKSFTPITLNKPSYDGLLNVVLPKEVKTRKYFDTIEGKASLLHTICHIEYGAIDLALDAAYRFNGLPQMYYDDWLEVAEDEIRHFKMCETLLKELGYVYGDFEVHTNLFEAMKRTQTLLSRMAIVPRYLEANGLDQNPKIMEKLKSNPDAMNKKILEALEVILEEEISHVQKGDKWFKYACELEQCIPEETYLKLLEEYYPGSTQKVLNLNFKARKQAGFSCDELKRLSNKKECV
- a CDS encoding GGDEF domain-containing protein, with amino-acid sequence MKKRIIVQFSTMVIILALIITALIAYNLRQSGIKTSINTAKSISEVVKNGLTSHMINGNMDQRDTFINSISNMSNVKKLWFVRANSVTEQFGPGRDNEKLRDTIDQKVIKTGKMDYQLYENFSTNETIMRVTIPYLANSDGNVNCLTCHNVKYGETLGAVSIELDVNDLKQVGINSIYMILVITVASILTIIFITSNILKPYLKLFEKWGASIKEAVNGKFVQVEENNNLPKDMKDFTSNFNRLLDSYKATFTDIDKKLKYFIGQTTYKENQTPLDESKIIITNLSNLYQFKKEIEQDQTKEEIFSRLAQVLQKQFKQKDFTIYQTNLKEERREIVKQVGDLNFCCPSHMNNPSLCRSARTSNDVISVDFHNSCPCFTEENYYYYCTSVNINKNTTIVINFVVETKDELQYLKDNIAFIKSYINEAAPSIEVKILLKALKDSAFRDGLTGLYNRKFLDEYIKKSIPQLLRDNKKLAVLMLDMDHFKAVNDEYGHDIGDIVLKELAGILLENVRESDLVVRFGGEEFLVILNNIDSVQSAMAVANKIRIQVSQNEIDIYAGTKLRKTISIGVSVFPDDSRSFDSVCKNADIALYEAKNKGRDQVVLFNQEQVSSIDLF
- the trpB gene encoding tryptophan synthase subunit beta, with amino-acid sequence MTKAYLETMPDEKGFFGQFGGSFIPPQLEKPFEEIQAAYEELKNSPEFIEELKYVRKHYQGRPTPITFAQNLTRACGGAKIYLKREDLNHTGAHKLNHCMAEVILAKYLGKKKVIAETGAGQHGVALATAAAYFGLECEIHMGEVDIAKEHPNVVRMKILGAKVVPATHGLKTLKEAVDSAFEAYLADTENSIYCIGSVVGPHPFPMMVRDFQSVIGFESKEQFLEHEDALPNHVVACVGGGSNAMGIFAGFIDDKEVNLYGVEPMGIGENLGQHSASLTHGSEGIMHGFNSIMLKDEKGEPAPVYSIGSGIDYPSVGPEHAYLNSIGRTKVGLCNDKEAIDAFYKLSQLEGIIPALESAHAVAYAMKLASTLPKDQTILVSLSGRGDKDIDFIVENHPL
- the cmoB gene encoding tRNA 5-methoxyuridine(34)/uridine 5-oxyacetic acid(34) synthase CmoB, which translates into the protein MKLEDVQKLKQDCLEWKNVKPWYDQLKKSLAIEKPTAEVKLEDWVSVGKKEDLTQEEYETVYETAKKLIPWRKGPFKLFDIEIDSEWQSNIKYNLIRPHFNLKNKVVADIGCNNGYYMFRMLEDKPKRLIGFDPSPLTMLQFDFINHFVKSDIVYEKLGVEHLELYNHKFDFIFMLGVLYHRPDPVGTLKSLARSMNKDGEVLIDTFMIDGEEEVALTPNGRYSKIPNIYFIPTIAALKNWLSRAGFENIEVLAVTTTTSEEQRKTQWSFDQSLEDFLDPKDPSKTVEGYPAPKRVYIKAKKA
- a CDS encoding GGDEF domain-containing protein, coding for MSDLIRSSIKKILEDNCLKNDFYSYFKFYERLRGLSNVQAIYKELQQWLEITYEVKHLKITIRALMDKTEEIAYQNGDDAVYNEALSSTYDVDMNSNISISFTLMSNDEKHHKELMSKERYISTLFYMIAPLISTVSYQALVKDLSLRDTLTNAYNRKFLIEHLSKVLPLAKRESKNVAFLMVGIDHYKAVIDEFDYSIGDKVIINLANVLQENVRESDLVVRLESDEFFIVLYGITEQKDAEYVAQKLIDSFAQSEVIVNKEGHILKKTICVGITQYDHDIESSNEILKNADISLYEAKNLGRGRFLTYKPEQENTVELF
- a CDS encoding MBL fold metallo-hydrolase, giving the protein MDIKVRPMGDYQTNCYIVTIDEKDIIIDPGVGATNWVKENVHYPIAILNTHGHFDHIWSDQELKELLNVKLYCPKDDAFMLQNNPFGFDVPKTQADILVQPDESLMIEGIKVTFHHFPGHTPGCSAIEIENRLFSGDFIFSGSIGRADFPYSDSRQMIESIEKILKWDKDIQIYPGHGLDTFLSRERNSLNNWKNYL
- a CDS encoding methyl-accepting chemotaxis protein; its protein translation is MAELGQSVRHSVTEGEQLATKTASSMDEINSKVTAINEAINIIDQIAFQTNILSLNAAVEAATAGEAGKGFAVVAQEVRNLATRSAEAAKEIKGLVEDANLKANEGKVISDEMIQGYEELNSRITETIQIIHDVSSASKEQMLGIEQINDAITMLDRVTQENAHESNSVTKIAQEVDAMAKNLVTDATNKKFN
- the recR gene encoding recombination mediator RecR translates to MKRGLEKFYDLVDAFESLPTIGRKSAQRLAYHIIMNDNYCGIKIAHSIENAIGAIKRCKDCGSMSEHEICEICLDDRREKEMLCIVQSAKDIFIIEESKQYNGLYFVLNELEEMGLQKLLDFIEKNGTKEVLFAITPSLSNDAFILYIEDKLQKYDIVFSKIAQGVPTGVSLDNVDMLSLAKAIQSKVGV
- a CDS encoding uracil-DNA glycosylase; translated protein: MRIVCQKCQFYYVTWEKNRPHGCKAYGFKSQIIPSAVVKQNSGAECSFYNPKQREQSVQ
- the dnaJ gene encoding molecular chaperone DnaJ, whose translation is MTEIDYYELLEVSKNSDKGTIKKAYRKMAMKYHPDKNPDDKEAEEKFKAVNEAYQVLSDDQKRQIYDRYGKAGLEGHGQSGGGFGGFDDLSSVFEEMFGGAFGGGFGSNRRRQRKTYSYNLDIGIELEIDFNEAVFGINKEVEYSYKTACESCKGSGAKDGKLSKCMYCEGQGQIHTRQGFMTFAQTCPHCQGSGEAAAEKCNKCAGLGYKEVKESFKVDIPEGVNTGNRIRVSNKGNIAPDGSRGDLYIQIRVKEDSHFVRHDDDIYLEVPLFFTQVVLGDTIKIPGLKGELELKVPAGTKDKEQFKFRGEGVKSVQGYGKGDLIVQIAIKYPTDLNAEQKELLEKLQESFGIESKPHESVFEGMFDRVKKWFS